Proteins encoded within one genomic window of Methanosarcina barkeri str. Wiesmoor:
- a CDS encoding MarR family transcriptional regulator, with protein sequence MVFQGNAIAATIHGTVYEWDTFKPLNNSVVEINSTPEQNVIATDSEYSFNLTPGIYTINASYLEGNKIVYTAQEKVEVSGEGEYIHDLLLFPPSHEELLDQDNFEAPYLDYEETEPVSQANSNYAVLAPAFLVLIVLLLALLLAAYLLGKKHQKSAKTSFPEECQEPYLSKSESPIKNEIFSEEAEIDSSTNILETSELSAEQFAEKSETSNTDKYIQQNRLTEEAQNISSYPVHENEPNKSNLEIKEHSKLNLPEDLKELLEMIRASGNRITQRELRKKSPYSESKVSLMLSDLEERGLIEKFKRGRGNIIRIPDVHISKQTKHESKKE encoded by the coding sequence ATGGTCTTTCAGGGAAATGCAATCGCGGCCACAATTCACGGGACAGTTTATGAGTGGGATACTTTCAAGCCTCTTAATAACTCAGTTGTAGAGATCAATTCTACCCCGGAACAGAATGTTATTGCAACGGATTCGGAGTACTCTTTCAACCTCACCCCCGGAATCTATACAATAAATGCCAGCTATCTTGAAGGAAACAAGATAGTTTATACAGCTCAGGAAAAGGTTGAGGTCTCAGGCGAAGGAGAGTATATACATGATCTCCTCCTTTTCCCACCTTCTCATGAAGAGCTTCTGGACCAGGATAACTTTGAAGCCCCTTATCTGGATTATGAAGAGACAGAGCCCGTATCTCAGGCAAACTCTAACTATGCCGTTTTAGCTCCTGCTTTCCTGGTTCTTATAGTCCTGCTGTTAGCCCTGCTGCTGGCAGCCTATCTTTTAGGAAAGAAGCATCAAAAATCGGCAAAGACTTCTTTTCCTGAAGAATGCCAAGAACCATATCTGTCGAAGTCTGAAAGCCCCATAAAGAATGAAATATTTTCTGAAGAGGCCGAAATCGATTCCTCCACAAACATTCTTGAAACTTCGGAACTGAGCGCTGAGCAGTTTGCCGAAAAATCCGAAACATCCAATACTGACAAATATATACAGCAGAACAGGCTTACAGAAGAGGCTCAGAATATCTCGAGTTATCCTGTCCATGAGAATGAACCTAATAAATCGAATTTAGAAATTAAGGAACATTCAAAGCTCAATCTTCCTGAGGATCTCAAGGAACTTCTTGAAATGATACGAGCTAGTGGAAACCGAATCACCCAGAGAGAACTGCGAAAAAAATCCCCTTATTCGGAGTCCAAAGTCAGTCTTATGCTCTCGGACCTTGAGGAGCGCGGTCTAATTGAAAAATTCAAAAGAGGAAGAGGAAATATAATCCGTATCCCGGATGTACATATATCCAAACAGACCAAACATGAAAGCAAGAAGGAGTAA
- a CDS encoding homoserine dehydrogenase — MKTVCCSILGFGAIGQGVAEVFLMKKEYLESIGLEVKVVAVVDSKGATVNPEGVDLADCLVRKRRDRTVALENISGVEVIQSVAHDLVIETTPTNILTGGAGMQNMFAAFKTGKDVITSNKGPLTLKYRELMEAAKAAGSHFRFEATVGGSMPIINLVNEVLAGNKVKSIKGILNGTCNYILTRMLEERASYNDILAESMQLGIAETDPTYDVEGIDTACKLVILANAIFGIDATYNNVEVTGITKVTPEALEMAYEKGHVIKLIGEVSRERIHVAPRLVPINHPLAVGGTLNVASVETELAGEITVTGKGAGPIETASAILSDLIAIYGD; from the coding sequence ATGAAAACAGTGTGCTGCTCCATTCTCGGGTTCGGTGCAATCGGACAGGGCGTGGCTGAAGTATTCCTTATGAAAAAAGAGTATCTGGAAAGTATCGGGCTGGAAGTAAAAGTAGTTGCCGTTGTGGACTCAAAGGGTGCAACTGTTAATCCTGAAGGGGTGGATCTTGCCGACTGCCTTGTCAGGAAGAGGAGAGACAGAACGGTAGCTCTTGAGAATATCTCTGGAGTCGAGGTTATCCAATCTGTAGCTCATGATCTTGTAATCGAGACTACCCCGACAAATATACTAACTGGCGGGGCAGGTATGCAGAATATGTTTGCGGCCTTCAAAACCGGAAAAGATGTTATTACCTCCAATAAAGGCCCTCTTACCCTTAAGTACAGAGAACTCATGGAAGCCGCAAAGGCAGCAGGCTCTCATTTCAGGTTCGAAGCGACTGTCGGTGGGTCAATGCCTATTATCAACCTGGTAAACGAGGTGCTTGCAGGCAATAAGGTTAAAAGTATCAAAGGAATTCTAAATGGGACCTGTAATTATATCCTGACAAGAATGCTGGAGGAAAGAGCAAGTTACAACGACATTCTTGCCGAATCCATGCAGCTCGGTATTGCTGAAACCGATCCTACATATGACGTGGAAGGAATTGATACAGCCTGCAAACTCGTTATTCTTGCCAACGCAATTTTCGGAATTGATGCTACTTATAACAACGTTGAGGTAACGGGAATCACGAAAGTTACGCCTGAAGCTCTTGAGATGGCTTATGAAAAAGGGCATGTTATCAAACTTATAGGTGAAGTTAGCAGGGAAAGAATTCATGTAGCCCCCAGGCTCGTACCTATCAACCATCCCCTTGCAGTCGGAGGGACGCTGAATGTGGCGTCAGTAGAAACCGAACTTGCAGGAGAAATTACGGTTACGGGTAAGGGTGCAGGCCCGATTGAAACTGCGAGTGCGATTCTTAGCGATCTGATCGCAATTTATGGAGATTAA
- a CDS encoding rubrerythrin family protein translates to MKKITEQNLINAFGGESQAHMRYLHFGNKAEKEKYYNVARLFRAIAHAEYVHAGDHYRELRHLEGGFVANSMAAFGPGDSVKNLKLAIDGETYEIEEMYPTYIEVAKFQGEKGAQRSFEWSYASEKMHKQLFERALDSVNSGKDIDLGPVQVCEVCGYTFEGEAPDRCPICGAPINKFTAFK, encoded by the coding sequence ATGAAGAAAATAACAGAACAGAATCTTATCAATGCATTTGGAGGAGAAAGCCAGGCACATATGAGATATTTACATTTCGGAAACAAAGCAGAAAAAGAAAAATATTATAATGTAGCTCGCTTATTTCGGGCAATTGCCCATGCAGAATATGTGCATGCAGGAGATCATTACCGGGAATTAAGACACCTCGAAGGAGGATTTGTTGCAAATAGCATGGCGGCTTTTGGCCCTGGCGATTCCGTAAAAAATCTTAAGCTGGCCATTGATGGCGAAACATATGAGATTGAAGAAATGTATCCTACATACATTGAAGTTGCAAAATTCCAGGGCGAAAAAGGAGCACAAAGAAGCTTTGAATGGTCATATGCCAGTGAAAAAATGCATAAACAACTTTTTGAAAGGGCATTAGACTCGGTTAACTCAGGAAAAGACATTGATCTCGGTCCTGTCCAAGTTTGCGAGGTATGCGGATATACCTTTGAAGGAGAAGCACCCGACAGGTGTCCTATTTGTGGTGCCCCAATCAACAAATTTACTGCGTTTAAATAA
- a CDS encoding amino acid-binding protein, which translates to MRVSMDIELKDVPGQMLLALQPLSECKANLITVVHHHQKRTPRKTVPVKLVLETRPESIETIKAKLEENGIRVVRVGEHRFRESINVVLIGHVVHTGIQDTIDEIDRTGFAEVVDLSLSMPGINMLSSALMKIDAVGKEDLHKALAILKEVSAKKDLLMVLPIDIQA; encoded by the coding sequence ATGCGAGTTTCCATGGACATTGAATTAAAAGATGTACCCGGGCAGATGCTTTTAGCCCTCCAGCCACTTTCGGAATGTAAGGCTAACCTGATAACAGTAGTACATCATCATCAGAAGAGAACCCCCAGAAAAACAGTACCTGTAAAGCTTGTACTTGAAACCAGGCCTGAAAGCATTGAGACAATAAAGGCTAAACTTGAAGAAAACGGAATTCGAGTTGTAAGAGTCGGTGAACACCGTTTCAGGGAAAGCATAAATGTAGTACTCATAGGGCACGTGGTCCATACCGGGATCCAGGATACTATTGATGAGATTGACAGAACAGGGTTTGCTGAGGTTGTAGACCTTTCCCTTTCTATGCCAGGTATCAATATGCTTTCTTCAGCCCTCATGAAAATCGATGCTGTCGGTAAAGAGGACTTGCACAAGGCACTCGCTATTCTCAAAGAAGTCTCGGCAAAAAAAGACCTGCTTATGGTTCTTCCAATTGATATCCAGGCCTGA
- a CDS encoding Hsp20/alpha crystallin family protein: MAGVLKVSPSICAYPDDKYENLEIEVVLPGVDKKDISFKITEDGFYVRATKEGVEYADSYAVCCPIVPEKAVAKYSNGVLKVSVPYQQPFENAVDVKID; this comes from the coding sequence ATGGCAGGAGTTTTAAAAGTTTCACCATCTATATGTGCATATCCTGACGACAAATACGAAAATCTTGAAATTGAAGTAGTTCTTCCAGGAGTGGATAAAAAAGACATTTCTTTTAAAATTACCGAGGACGGCTTTTACGTAAGAGCCACCAAGGAAGGGGTTGAATATGCGGACAGTTACGCAGTCTGCTGCCCGATAGTCCCGGAAAAAGCAGTAGCCAAGTACTCAAATGGTGTACTTAAAGTTTCAGTACCTTATCAGCAGCCATTTGAGAACGCGGTGGATGTAAAAATTGATTAA
- a CDS encoding phasin family protein — protein MRESVRKLGLIGAGLWAITEDKVNDLVKELVDKGDISKEEGKKAVQDMLEERKKQKLDLEKKISEKIQESISKTDIFTKKDMHELESRIETLEEEIQRVKNKEKMFFK, from the coding sequence ATGAGGGAATCCGTCAGAAAACTCGGGCTTATAGGAGCCGGCCTCTGGGCAATAACCGAAGATAAGGTAAACGACCTTGTAAAGGAACTTGTTGATAAAGGGGACATCAGTAAGGAAGAAGGCAAAAAAGCTGTCCAGGACATGCTTGAAGAAAGAAAAAAACAGAAGCTTGATCTTGAGAAGAAAATCTCTGAGAAGATTCAGGAATCTATATCAAAAACCGACATTTTTACTAAAAAAGATATGCATGAACTTGAGTCCAGAATAGAAACACTGGAAGAAGAAATTCAAAGAGTTAAAAACAAAGAAAAGATGTTTTTCAAGTGA
- a CDS encoding ATP-dependent DNA ligase: protein MTSFREFAETCQAIEKISSTIDTTSRVADLLKKVDVEELPIATHFIMSEVFPAWSGEQLGIGTSLLYVSLSKASGMPVKSIESLIRTTGDIGDTALLILKEKRKNQVTFSSFFEEQPELSITEVYNRFKIASEASGKGSQDIKIKNLQFLFTSSTPREAKYISRLALEELRIGVGEGVVRDAIAKAFSVPVDVVEHAFMVTNDLGIVAATAKDGGVEALESLGIEINRPIKMMLSQISPDIVADIKEMKEAAIEWKFDGARVQVHKAGDSVMLFSRKLENVTNSLPDLVEIIRKHVKAESAILDGEAVAVDENGRPRAFQEILKRFRRKYDVEEKALGIPIQLNLFDIMYLNGKTLIDLPLIERRKALESCVESSVEDSKSISVDKQVITGDLDLIEKIYKEALDAGHEGVMVKNPNSFYSPGKRGKNWLKKKPLMETLDLVVVGAEWGFGRRANLLGSYTVACYDPKTLRFLQVGKVGTGLTDDQLKELTEILSGLMEGGEAGGIFAIRPKIVLEIAFEEIQKSPNYDSGFALRFPRFIRIRDDKDPEEADTIQRIGKVYSQQLKRL, encoded by the coding sequence ATGACAAGTTTCAGGGAATTTGCAGAAACCTGCCAGGCGATTGAAAAAATCTCGAGTACAATTGATACTACAAGTCGGGTTGCTGACCTTCTTAAAAAGGTTGATGTTGAAGAGCTGCCCATTGCAACTCATTTTATTATGAGTGAGGTTTTTCCTGCCTGGAGTGGAGAACAATTGGGAATTGGCACTAGCCTGCTGTATGTTTCCCTTTCCAAAGCCTCCGGAATGCCAGTAAAAAGTATAGAATCTCTTATTCGGACTACCGGAGATATAGGGGACACAGCCCTTCTGATCCTCAAGGAGAAAAGGAAAAATCAGGTTACTTTTTCCTCTTTTTTCGAAGAACAGCCCGAACTCTCAATAACCGAAGTTTATAACCGTTTTAAAATTGCCTCCGAAGCCTCAGGAAAAGGTTCACAGGACATTAAGATAAAGAATCTTCAGTTCCTCTTTACTTCCTCAACTCCAAGGGAAGCAAAATATATCTCCAGGCTTGCGCTTGAGGAACTCCGCATAGGCGTCGGAGAAGGCGTTGTAAGAGATGCAATTGCAAAAGCTTTTTCCGTGCCTGTGGATGTGGTTGAGCACGCCTTTATGGTTACGAATGACCTGGGGATAGTCGCTGCAACTGCCAAGGACGGCGGGGTGGAAGCCCTAGAGAGTCTCGGGATTGAGATCAACCGCCCGATCAAGATGATGCTCTCACAGATCAGCCCTGACATAGTTGCTGACATAAAGGAAATGAAGGAGGCTGCAATCGAATGGAAATTCGATGGGGCAAGAGTCCAGGTCCATAAGGCTGGAGATTCGGTTATGCTTTTTTCACGAAAGCTTGAAAATGTCACAAATTCCCTCCCTGACCTTGTAGAGATAATCCGCAAACATGTAAAGGCCGAATCTGCAATTCTTGATGGAGAAGCCGTCGCAGTGGACGAAAATGGAAGGCCCAGGGCATTTCAAGAGATCCTTAAACGTTTCCGGCGCAAGTACGATGTGGAAGAAAAAGCCCTTGGCATCCCTATTCAGCTAAACCTTTTTGACATAATGTACTTAAACGGAAAAACGCTGATAGACCTGCCTCTGATTGAACGGCGAAAAGCGCTTGAGTCCTGCGTGGAAAGCTCGGTTGAGGATTCAAAGTCCATCTCCGTGGACAAACAGGTGATAACCGGAGACCTCGATCTTATAGAGAAGATCTATAAGGAGGCTTTAGACGCCGGGCACGAAGGAGTTATGGTCAAAAACCCGAATTCGTTTTATTCCCCTGGCAAACGCGGCAAAAACTGGCTTAAGAAAAAGCCTCTTATGGAAACCCTTGACCTTGTAGTTGTTGGAGCCGAATGGGGATTTGGCAGGCGTGCAAACCTCCTGGGTTCTTATACGGTTGCCTGTTATGACCCAAAAACCCTGCGTTTTCTCCAAGTCGGTAAAGTGGGTACGGGCCTAACCGACGATCAGTTAAAGGAACTCACAGAGATACTTTCCGGGCTCATGGAAGGTGGAGAGGCAGGCGGTATATTTGCAATCCGGCCGAAAATAGTCCTTGAAATCGCCTTTGAGGAAATCCAGAAAAGCCCCAATTATGATTCAGGCTTTGCGCTTCGTTTTCCACGCTTTATCCGCATCCGGGACGATAAAGACCCCGAAGAAGCCGATACGATACAGAGAATTGGAAAGGTATATAGCCAGCAGTTGAAAAGGTTGTAA